The following proteins are co-located in the Piscirickettsia litoralis genome:
- a CDS encoding IS1 family transposase, whose translation MSKALITKIERKFLTLLTLRMRIKRLCRKTICFSKSGLIHDIVISLFINGYEFGRVV comes from the coding sequence ATCTCGAAAGCATTGATCACAAAAATTGAACGTAAATTCTTAACGCTCTTAACGCTACGTATGAGAATTAAGAGACTTTGCCGAAAAACGATCTGTTTTTCTAAGAGTGGATTGATCCATGATATCGTGATTAGTTTATTCATTAATGGTTATGAATTTGGGAGGGTAGTTTAA
- a CDS encoding transposase: MGYDYHIEIVELEAPINHIHMVVKSESKVSPPNITQVVKNISARQLF, from the coding sequence ATTGGTTATGATTATCATATTGAGATTGTTGAGTTAGAGGCTCCGATTAATCATATACACATGGTGGTTAAGTCAGAGTCAAAAGTATCGCCACCAAATATAACACAAGTGGTAAAAAATATTTCAGCAAGGCAATTGTTTTAA